From one Macellibacteroides fermentans genomic stretch:
- a CDS encoding alpha/beta hydrolase family protein: MKIKNIFLSATILASTVIANAQELPYQEPPKEIKEIALAKLSPIIDFSEDYKWMLQLERAPYYSVSELAQPELRLAGIRINPETFSESRQRGYVGVTLVNMETKLERVIEGFPDQSIILNINWSPQSDKIIFFVKEGDGVYLYQCITTDNKAVKLSNRKINACFGTSLFWINNNEILILAIPENIGNAPVGSTVPQGALVQENSGKAQAARTYQDLLKNKFDESLFDYYFTSEIIKINNQGSLSTGIKGVITSVSLSPNKELLLVEKTHKPYSYIVPISNFPTTLSVTDINGKLIKTIAEIPLVITAMGYDTTSPYPRNFGWRPDKPATLFWTEAQDNGDPKKNKTEYADIIYQQTFPFTDVKKEVVKTKLRSYGVQWGNDSLALITESSAATRLVKTSCFKPGSDKDPVPLFEFSRDDSYNNPGRPHVVKNQYDKYVLYTNKKNNQLLLLSDGASPEGNMPYLSLYDITKKKNTILWRCKAPYYETISRIKDPVKLEIITARQSIAEPVNFFIRQIKSNKVKQLTNFPNPYPSMKGVSKEQIRYKREDGVDLTATVYLPAGYSKEKDGRLPVIMWAYPREYKSASDAAQVRGSKYTFTSISYGSPIFWVKKGYCVMDNVEMPIVGGNGVEPNDNFTEQLVMNAEAAAKVIHEMGVGDTSRLAVGGHSYGAFMTANLLVHTNLFKAGIARSGAYNRTLTPFGFQAETRTYWQAPEVYNAMSPFMYADKLNGALLLIHGELDNNSGTFPIQSERFFQALKGHGATVRYVVLPLESHGYSAKENILHMLYETDSWLEKYVK; the protein is encoded by the coding sequence ATGAAAATAAAAAACATCTTCTTATCTGCTACTATTCTGGCAAGTACTGTAATTGCAAATGCACAGGAACTGCCCTATCAGGAACCTCCCAAAGAAATTAAAGAGATTGCTCTTGCAAAATTGTCTCCCATAATTGACTTCAGTGAAGATTACAAATGGATGCTTCAGCTTGAACGGGCTCCTTACTATTCGGTAAGTGAACTTGCCCAACCAGAATTAAGACTTGCAGGTATACGCATCAATCCTGAAACATTTAGCGAATCGCGGCAACGCGGTTATGTAGGGGTTACCCTTGTTAATATGGAAACAAAGCTTGAAAGAGTTATTGAAGGGTTCCCGGATCAGTCAATCATCCTGAATATTAATTGGTCGCCACAATCTGATAAAATTATTTTTTTCGTAAAAGAAGGAGATGGAGTTTATCTATATCAGTGTATAACTACAGATAATAAAGCGGTAAAACTTAGCAATAGAAAGATCAATGCCTGCTTCGGCACCTCTCTTTTCTGGATTAATAATAACGAAATATTAATATTGGCAATACCCGAAAACATCGGAAACGCACCTGTTGGAAGCACCGTACCACAAGGAGCCCTCGTACAGGAAAATAGTGGAAAAGCTCAGGCAGCGCGTACTTATCAGGATTTATTGAAAAATAAATTTGATGAATCGCTGTTCGATTACTACTTTACATCCGAAATAATAAAAATAAATAACCAAGGGAGTTTGAGTACCGGAATCAAAGGTGTTATTACCAGTGTGTCCCTCTCTCCCAATAAAGAATTGCTCTTAGTTGAAAAAACCCATAAACCCTATTCTTACATTGTTCCCATAAGTAATTTCCCCACTACGTTATCTGTAACTGACATAAATGGTAAACTTATTAAAACAATCGCCGAAATACCTTTAGTTATCACAGCTATGGGTTATGACACTACCTCTCCTTATCCAAGGAATTTTGGATGGAGACCGGATAAACCGGCTACTCTTTTCTGGACTGAGGCACAGGACAACGGGGACCCTAAGAAAAACAAAACCGAATATGCCGACATAATTTATCAGCAGACTTTTCCTTTTACCGATGTAAAAAAAGAAGTAGTTAAAACCAAACTCCGTTCGTACGGAGTTCAATGGGGGAATGATTCTCTGGCACTTATAACGGAATCATCTGCTGCAACACGTCTGGTTAAAACATCTTGTTTTAAGCCCGGATCGGATAAAGATCCGGTGCCTCTTTTTGAATTCTCACGCGATGACAGTTACAACAATCCAGGCAGACCGCATGTAGTAAAAAATCAGTATGACAAATATGTTCTTTATACAAATAAGAAGAACAATCAGCTTTTGTTGCTTTCGGACGGTGCATCACCCGAAGGGAATATGCCTTACCTGAGTCTTTACGATATTACGAAAAAGAAAAACACTATTCTTTGGAGGTGTAAAGCCCCTTATTACGAAACGATCTCCCGTATTAAAGATCCCGTAAAACTAGAGATCATCACTGCAAGACAATCAATAGCAGAACCTGTTAATTTCTTTATCAGACAAATTAAGTCCAATAAAGTTAAACAGTTGACCAACTTTCCGAATCCTTACCCCAGCATGAAAGGGGTAAGTAAAGAACAGATCCGCTACAAAAGAGAGGATGGAGTAGATCTGACAGCAACCGTTTATCTTCCGGCAGGATACAGCAAGGAAAAAGACGGGAGACTTCCTGTAATTATGTGGGCTTATCCACGTGAGTACAAATCAGCATCGGATGCCGCACAGGTAAGAGGTTCGAAATACACCTTTACAAGCATAAGCTACGGATCGCCCATTTTTTGGGTTAAAAAAGGCTATTGCGTAATGGACAATGTAGAAATGCCCATTGTAGGTGGCAATGGTGTAGAGCCAAATGACAACTTCACCGAACAACTTGTAATGAATGCAGAAGCTGCTGCAAAGGTTATACACGAAATGGGAGTTGGCGATACTTCCAGACTTGCTGTAGGAGGACATTCATACGGAGCTTTCATGACAGCCAATCTATTGGTACATACTAATTTATTTAAAGCAGGAATTGCAAGAAGTGGTGCTTACAACCGAACATTAACTCCTTTTGGGTTTCAGGCCGAAACACGTACGTATTGGCAGGCTCCGGAGGTTTATAATGCGATGTCGCCATTTATGTATGCAGATAAACTGAATGGTGCTTTATTATTGATCCACGGTGAACTCGATAACAATAGCGGTACTTTTCCAATCCAATCCGAACGTTTTTTTCAAGCATTGAAAGGGCACGGAGCTACAGTTCGCTATGTAGTGCTGCCTCTGGAAAGTCATGGATATTCTGCCAAAGAAAACATACTTCACATGCTATACGAAACAGACTCGTGGCTTGAGAAATATGTAAAATAA
- a CDS encoding beta-L-arabinofuranosidase domain-containing protein, translated as MKKTFLLLSLTLSMAISAKNQTVEMVKRLPGASYNSHYVSNRSPLQPQQFIKLPVGSIQPEGWLLKQLELQKDGLNGHLGEISAWLQKDDNAWLKTGGKWGWEEVPYWLRGYGNLTYLMKDEAMLKETKFWIEGILKSQREDGNFGPLVLNNGKQDFWPNMIVLWIVQSYYEYSNDARILDFMTKYCHYLLTVSDDDFLSSYWENSRGGDNLWSVVWLYNRTGDKQLLSLADKIHRNTADWTKSTQLPNWHNVNVAQCFREPATYYLFKKDTALLEASYNVQSLIRRAFGQVPGGMFGADENARIGFFDPRQGTETCGFVEQMASDQIMLLISGDPYWAENCEDVAFNSYPAAMMPDYKALRYITSPNHVVSDSQNHHPGIDNSGPFLAMNPFSSRCCQHNHGFGWPYYAEHLVLATPDNGLAAVMYSACKAKIKVGSKGTEVTLHEQTNYPFEEAVRFTLSTPSKVRFPMYLRIPSWCKNASVKINGKQEAVTLVAGEYARIEREWTNKDEVELMIPMDLSMRQWQANKNSVSVNWGPLTLSLKIEEEYKQLDSRATAIGDSKWQENADASAWPTYEIYPKTPWNYALVTSLPIQIKRKNWPADNNPFTLGNVPLEFKAKGRIVPGWIIDEYGLCGVLPYENARKSDRIDEITLVPMGAARLRISSFPTAE; from the coding sequence ATGAAGAAGACATTTCTTTTACTCTCATTAACCTTGTCTATGGCTATTTCTGCAAAAAATCAGACCGTGGAAATGGTTAAAAGACTTCCGGGTGCTTCGTACAATTCGCATTATGTAAGTAACCGATCCCCGTTGCAACCACAACAGTTTATAAAACTTCCTGTAGGAAGCATTCAGCCCGAAGGATGGTTGCTTAAGCAGCTAGAACTTCAGAAAGATGGTTTGAACGGGCATTTAGGAGAAATCAGCGCCTGGCTCCAGAAGGATGACAATGCCTGGCTTAAAACCGGTGGGAAGTGGGGCTGGGAAGAGGTTCCTTATTGGCTGCGTGGCTATGGTAATCTTACTTACCTGATGAAGGATGAAGCAATGTTGAAAGAGACAAAATTCTGGATTGAAGGCATTTTGAAAAGTCAACGTGAAGACGGAAACTTTGGTCCTTTGGTATTAAACAATGGTAAACAGGATTTCTGGCCGAATATGATTGTACTTTGGATAGTTCAGTCTTATTATGAATATAGCAACGACGCTCGTATACTCGATTTTATGACTAAATATTGTCATTATCTGCTTACTGTTTCCGATGATGACTTTCTTTCCAGCTATTGGGAAAATAGTAGGGGAGGAGATAATCTGTGGAGTGTGGTGTGGCTTTATAATCGTACCGGTGACAAGCAATTGCTTTCCCTGGCAGATAAAATTCACCGTAATACAGCCGATTGGACAAAATCTACACAATTGCCAAACTGGCACAATGTGAATGTGGCACAATGCTTCCGCGAACCGGCAACCTACTATTTATTCAAAAAAGATACAGCCTTATTGGAGGCCAGCTATAATGTACAGAGCCTTATACGCAGGGCATTCGGTCAGGTTCCTGGAGGTATGTTTGGAGCCGACGAAAATGCACGCATCGGTTTCTTTGATCCGCGGCAGGGTACAGAAACGTGTGGGTTTGTAGAACAAATGGCTTCAGATCAAATAATGCTTTTGATAAGTGGCGATCCTTATTGGGCAGAAAACTGCGAAGATGTAGCTTTTAACAGCTATCCTGCAGCCATGATGCCCGATTATAAAGCTTTACGTTACATAACAAGTCCCAATCATGTAGTAAGTGACAGCCAGAATCATCATCCGGGAATAGATAACAGTGGACCTTTTCTGGCAATGAACCCTTTCAGCAGCCGCTGTTGTCAGCATAATCACGGATTCGGCTGGCCTTATTATGCCGAACATTTGGTTTTGGCTACACCCGATAACGGATTGGCGGCCGTAATGTATTCGGCTTGTAAAGCTAAAATCAAAGTAGGAAGTAAAGGGACTGAAGTAACCTTGCACGAACAAACCAACTATCCATTCGAGGAGGCTGTGCGGTTTACGTTATCTACACCCTCGAAGGTTCGTTTTCCTATGTATCTTCGTATTCCGTCCTGGTGTAAAAACGCATCTGTAAAAATCAACGGAAAGCAAGAAGCTGTAACTTTAGTTGCAGGAGAGTATGCACGCATTGAAAGAGAATGGACTAACAAGGATGAGGTTGAATTGATGATACCTATGGATTTAAGCATGCGCCAATGGCAGGCAAATAAAAATAGTGTAAGTGTGAATTGGGGACCTCTAACCTTGTCGTTGAAGATAGAAGAAGAATACAAGCAGCTGGACAGCCGGGCAACAGCCATCGGAGATTCAAAATGGCAGGAAAACGCAGATGCTTCTGCATGGCCAACGTATGAGATTTATCCTAAAACACCATGGAACTACGCTTTGGTAACCAGTCTGCCTATTCAAATAAAGCGTAAAAACTGGCCAGCCGACAATAATCCGTTTACTTTAGGCAACGTTCCGCTGGAGTTTAAAGCTAAAGGGCGGATTGTGCCAGGATGGATTATTGATGAATACGGATTGTGTGGTGTTCTTCCCTACGAAAATGCCCGTAAGAGCGACCGTATCGATGAAATAACCTTGGTGCCGATGGGAGCAGCCCGTTTACGAATCTCTTCATTTCCAACCGCAGAGTAG
- the queF gene encoding preQ(1) synthase: protein MDEKELSLLGNKTVYKSDYAPEVLEAFTNKHPDNDYWVRFNCPEFTSLCPITGQPDFATIYIDYIPDIKMVESKSLKLYLFSFRNHGDFHEDCVNIIMKDLIKLMDPKYIEVTGIFTPRGGISIHPYCNYGRKGTKFEELAEKRLFAHNS from the coding sequence ATGGACGAAAAAGAATTAAGCCTGTTAGGAAACAAAACTGTATATAAAAGCGATTATGCTCCCGAAGTGCTGGAAGCATTTACCAACAAACACCCGGACAATGATTACTGGGTACGCTTTAATTGCCCTGAATTCACCAGCCTGTGCCCTATAACCGGTCAGCCCGACTTTGCCACGATCTACATCGATTATATTCCCGATATAAAAATGGTTGAAAGTAAAAGTCTGAAGTTATATCTTTTCAGTTTCCGTAATCACGGCGATTTTCACGAAGATTGTGTTAACATTATCATGAAAGATCTTATAAAACTTATGGACCCCAAGTATATCGAAGTTACCGGGATCTTTACACCGCGAGGAGGAATCAGCATTCACCCCTATTGCAACTACGGACGAAAAGGCACCAAATTTGAAGAATTAGCAGAAAAACGTTTGTTTGCGCACAATTCTTAA
- a CDS encoding 3-keto-disaccharide hydrolase, with translation MIKRMIPVKAVLATLACTACVSLQAQEEFPKQEKMTPGMSEYWTPQPTVVTPGTTTPNAFLTAPSDAIVLFDGKDLSAWKSTRTGGPAEWIVNNGAFTVNKKAGDIQTKEEFNDFQLHIEWQIPANITGKSQGRGNSGIFLQGMYEIQVLDCYDNKTYVNGQTGSIYKQTPPLANAMRKPGEWNVYDIIYSAPIFKEDGTYRVPPRVTVIQNGIVLQNNTTILGTTEYIGFPQVKKHGAGPIILQSHGDPSEPISFRNVWLRKL, from the coding sequence ATGATTAAAAGAATGATTCCCGTGAAAGCGGTATTGGCAACACTGGCGTGTACTGCCTGTGTTAGTCTTCAGGCTCAAGAAGAGTTTCCAAAACAAGAAAAGATGACACCGGGCATGTCTGAGTACTGGACTCCACAACCTACAGTGGTTACCCCCGGAACAACAACTCCCAATGCATTTTTAACAGCACCATCGGATGCTATTGTCCTTTTTGACGGCAAAGACCTTTCTGCCTGGAAAAGCACAAGAACAGGCGGACCTGCTGAATGGATTGTAAACAACGGTGCATTTACTGTAAACAAAAAAGCTGGCGATATCCAGACTAAAGAGGAATTTAACGACTTTCAGCTTCATATCGAGTGGCAGATTCCGGCAAATATCACTGGGAAGAGTCAGGGACGAGGCAACAGCGGTATCTTTTTGCAGGGTATGTACGAAATACAGGTATTAGACTGCTACGATAATAAGACCTACGTAAACGGACAAACAGGTAGTATTTACAAGCAGACTCCTCCTTTGGCAAATGCTATGCGTAAACCGGGAGAGTGGAATGTGTATGATATAATCTATTCTGCTCCCATTTTTAAAGAAGATGGTACCTATCGTGTACCACCACGTGTAACCGTAATTCAGAATGGAATTGTTCTTCAAAACAACACCACCATTTTGGGTACTACCGAATACATCGGATTTCCACAGGTAAAAAAACACGGTGCCGGTCCGATCATACTTCAATCACATGGTGACCCCAGCGAACCAATCAGCTTCCGTAACGTTTGGTTACGTAAATTATAA
- a CDS encoding DNA polymerase III subunit gamma/tau has product MDNYIVSARKYRPSTFQSVVGQQSLTTTLKNAIHSNKLAHAYLFCGPRGVGKTSCARIFAKTINCMNLTSEGEACNECESCKAFNEQRSYNIHELDAASNNSVDDIRSLIEQVRIPPQIGKYKVYIIDEVHMLSPAAFNAFLKTLEEPPHHALFILATTEKHKILPTILSRCQIYDFSRISISDTVAHLQYVAASEGVTADADALNVIAQKSDGGMRDALSIFDQVVSYTGGNITYQTVIDNLNVLDYEYYFKLTEAILSSKVFDALLILNNILNKGFDGQHVITGLASHFRDLLVCRDKEALVLFEVGATIRERYLSMAMNCPDTFLFKAIELANTCDLNYRASNNKRLLLELTLIQLCQLQAQNEGPDSKKKGIIESIPQQAPVHSNSSVQQGPQRTAPVTQQTAPVNNSAQPIQQHQTTVAVQTPAPAANAGKKPMGMPRAISIKNIGEEKPVEEVKREVVQHEIVTSFREEELIRFWDSFADEAGEKVYLKNTMINCKPVLKDNYVFEVAVHNPGQQQELENSAVDLLPYLRSNLRNTRIQMSIRIIESNEKHLAYTSTEKYDLLLRTNPVLTKLKEEFNLILD; this is encoded by the coding sequence ATGGATAACTACATAGTTTCGGCAAGAAAATACAGACCCTCTACGTTTCAAAGTGTTGTTGGTCAGCAATCTCTCACCACGACCCTTAAAAATGCAATCCACAGCAACAAACTGGCACATGCCTACTTGTTTTGCGGGCCTCGTGGAGTAGGGAAGACATCCTGTGCCCGTATTTTCGCAAAGACTATCAATTGTATGAATCTTACTTCGGAGGGAGAAGCTTGTAACGAATGTGAATCTTGTAAGGCATTCAACGAACAACGCTCATACAATATTCATGAATTGGATGCTGCGTCTAACAATTCGGTAGACGACATCCGTTCCTTGATCGAACAGGTTCGGATTCCTCCACAGATTGGAAAATATAAAGTGTATATAATTGATGAGGTTCACATGTTATCTCCAGCCGCCTTCAATGCTTTCCTGAAGACGCTTGAAGAACCTCCGCATCATGCATTATTTATTTTGGCAACCACAGAAAAGCATAAGATATTACCAACCATCTTGTCGCGTTGTCAGATTTACGACTTCTCCAGAATTTCTATTTCGGATACGGTTGCTCATTTGCAATATGTCGCAGCCAGCGAAGGGGTTACGGCCGATGCCGATGCTTTGAACGTTATCGCTCAGAAATCGGATGGAGGAATGCGTGATGCACTTTCTATTTTTGACCAGGTTGTGAGTTATACAGGTGGTAATATTACATATCAGACTGTAATTGATAACCTCAATGTGCTGGATTATGAATACTATTTTAAACTAACAGAAGCCATTCTGTCTTCCAAGGTTTTTGATGCGTTATTGATTCTGAATAATATATTAAATAAAGGATTTGACGGACAGCATGTGATTACCGGACTGGCCAGTCACTTCAGAGACCTTCTTGTTTGCAGAGACAAAGAAGCCCTGGTGTTATTTGAAGTAGGAGCAACCATTCGAGAAAGGTACCTTTCTATGGCAATGAACTGTCCGGATACGTTTTTATTTAAAGCCATTGAACTGGCTAATACATGCGACCTCAATTACAGAGCAAGTAACAATAAGCGCCTTTTGCTGGAACTCACTTTAATTCAATTGTGTCAGTTGCAAGCTCAGAACGAAGGTCCTGATTCAAAAAAAAAAGGAATAATTGAATCAATCCCTCAGCAAGCTCCCGTTCATTCCAATTCATCTGTTCAGCAGGGTCCGCAACGAACCGCCCCTGTAACGCAGCAAACAGCACCGGTAAATAATTCTGCTCAACCTATTCAGCAGCATCAGACTACCGTAGCAGTACAAACTCCTGCACCAGCAGCCAATGCTGGTAAAAAGCCAATGGGGATGCCCCGCGCTATTTCTATCAAAAATATAGGAGAAGAGAAGCCGGTGGAGGAAGTTAAACGAGAAGTTGTGCAGCATGAAATAGTCACATCGTTTCGTGAAGAAGAGTTGATTCGCTTTTGGGATTCATTTGCTGACGAGGCAGGTGAGAAGGTATATTTAAAGAATACCATGATTAACTGCAAACCGGTTCTTAAAGATAATTATGTTTTTGAAGTAGCTGTGCATAATCCCGGGCAACAGCAGGAACTGGAAAACTCGGCAGTCGACTTACTTCCGTACCTTAGGAGTAACCTTCGGAATACGCGTATCCAGATGTCTATACGTATTATCGAATCGAACGAAAAGCATCTGGCCTATACTTCCACCGAAAAATATGATTTGTTATTACGCACAAATCCTGTTCTTACCAAATTAAAAGAAGAGTTCAATCTTATTCTGGATTAG
- a CDS encoding FtsB family cell division protein, whose product MSRLKDFYDRYLSRINKYWLVTILFLGLTFTAGDSNLYKRYVYIKKIQELEKEIKQYKEEIEINTKKLNDLRTDKEGLERFAREEYLMKKADEDVFIIKEK is encoded by the coding sequence ATGTCGCGTTTAAAAGATTTTTATGATCGGTATCTTTCCAGAATCAACAAGTATTGGCTGGTTACGATTCTTTTCCTCGGCCTTACCTTTACGGCAGGAGACAGTAATCTGTATAAACGATACGTCTATATCAAGAAAATACAGGAGCTGGAAAAAGAGATTAAACAATACAAAGAAGAGATTGAAATCAACACTAAAAAATTAAATGATCTTCGAACCGATAAGGAAGGATTGGAACGCTTTGCCCGCGAAGAGTATCTGATGAAAAAAGCCGACGAAGATGTTTTTATTATTAAAGAGAAATAA
- a CDS encoding OmpH family outer membrane protein produces MKNINYIINGVLALAVVILFVLQFTGKKESGVTKTFTAEESASGLLPIAYVNVDSLLLNYNYSKDLNEIIIKKQENSRASVNQKLRSLQTEMQDFQRKVENNAFLTRERAEQEQARLMKKQQELQDFDNRLAQELVSEQQRLNEQLRDTLVSQLRVYNKDKGYQVILSNTMGDNILLAGDAYDITKEVIEYLNKNYAPASK; encoded by the coding sequence ATGAAGAACATTAACTACATTATTAATGGTGTACTTGCGTTAGCAGTCGTGATTTTGTTTGTATTGCAATTTACAGGTAAAAAAGAATCTGGTGTTACCAAAACATTTACGGCTGAAGAAAGTGCCTCCGGCTTACTTCCAATAGCTTATGTTAATGTGGATTCTCTGCTTCTTAATTATAATTATTCGAAGGATTTGAATGAAATAATAATAAAGAAACAAGAAAATTCCCGTGCGAGCGTTAATCAGAAACTACGTTCGTTACAAACAGAAATGCAGGATTTTCAACGTAAGGTAGAAAACAATGCTTTCCTTACCCGCGAACGCGCAGAGCAGGAACAGGCACGTTTGATGAAGAAGCAGCAGGAACTTCAGGATTTCGACAATCGTTTGGCACAGGAGCTGGTTTCCGAGCAACAGAGATTGAACGAACAACTTCGCGACACATTGGTTTCTCAGCTTCGTGTCTATAACAAAGACAAAGGTTATCAGGTTATTCTAAGCAACACAATGGGTGATAATATCTTGTTGGCTGGTGATGCATATGATATCACAAAAGAGGTTATAGAATACCTTAATAAGAATTATGCACCTGCAAGCAAGTAA
- a CDS encoding aminoacyl-histidine dipeptidase: MKITDLSPALVWKYFHEVTQVPRPSKKEEKIIKYLETFAAEHKIAIKKDASGNILMSKPATQGKENVPTVILQSHVDMVCEKNNGTEHDFDNDPIETIVENGWLRANGTTLGADNGIGVAAELALLASNDIEHGPIECLFTVDEETGLTGAKMLEKGFLTGNILLNLDSEDEGEIFMGCAGGKDTAATFTYTPQAAPEGMFYFRIDVKGLNGGHSGGEIHKQLGNANKILVRYLFLLKKEIGSLVLCSIDGGNLRNAIAREAHAVVGVPYNAKESVRVLLNHFTTDIENELKHVDTNVKLLLESAEKPAFCIDETTATNLIYSMHACPHGVLGMSQDIEDLVETSTNLASVKMKEGNTIVVGTSQRSSIDSCKVYAANMVASTFLLAGASVAHGDGYPGWAPNPNSAILQVAQDAYKRLFNKEAKIKAIHAGLECGLFLEKYPQLDMISFGPTLRDVHSPNERIEIATVQLWWDHLLEVLKSVPAK; this comes from the coding sequence ATGAAGATTACAGATTTATCACCTGCTTTAGTATGGAAATACTTCCACGAGGTAACACAGGTACCCCGTCCTTCAAAAAAAGAAGAAAAAATAATTAAGTATCTGGAAACCTTTGCAGCAGAACATAAAATTGCGATCAAAAAGGATGCAAGCGGTAATATCCTCATGTCGAAACCAGCTACACAAGGAAAAGAGAACGTACCTACGGTGATCTTACAATCACATGTGGACATGGTTTGTGAAAAGAACAATGGAACGGAACACGATTTTGACAACGATCCTATTGAGACGATTGTTGAAAACGGATGGCTTCGCGCAAACGGCACTACTCTTGGAGCGGATAACGGTATTGGAGTTGCTGCAGAACTGGCATTGCTTGCATCAAACGATATTGAACATGGTCCTATTGAATGTTTGTTTACTGTAGACGAAGAAACCGGACTTACAGGTGCCAAGATGTTGGAGAAGGGATTCCTTACAGGTAATATTTTATTAAATCTTGATAGCGAAGACGAAGGAGAAATCTTTATGGGTTGCGCAGGAGGTAAGGATACGGCTGCAACGTTCACATATACTCCGCAGGCTGCACCAGAAGGAATGTTTTATTTCCGTATAGATGTAAAAGGATTAAACGGCGGACATTCGGGTGGAGAAATACATAAACAATTAGGTAATGCAAACAAAATTCTTGTTCGTTATCTGTTCCTGCTAAAAAAGGAAATAGGTTCTTTAGTCCTTTGCAGCATCGACGGAGGAAATCTGCGTAACGCAATTGCCCGCGAAGCACATGCTGTTGTGGGAGTTCCTTACAATGCAAAAGAAAGTGTAAGGGTTTTACTAAATCATTTTACGACAGACATTGAAAATGAATTAAAACATGTAGACACCAACGTTAAGTTATTGCTTGAATCGGCTGAAAAGCCTGCTTTCTGTATTGACGAAACAACGGCTACAAATCTTATCTACTCAATGCATGCTTGTCCGCACGGCGTTTTAGGCATGAGCCAGGATATCGAAGACCTTGTTGAAACCTCTACAAATCTGGCTTCTGTTAAAATGAAGGAAGGAAATACAATTGTAGTTGGAACCAGTCAGCGTAGCTCCATCGATTCATGCAAAGTTTATGCTGCCAATATGGTGGCATCTACCTTCCTGCTTGCCGGAGCTTCTGTTGCGCACGGCGATGGATATCCGGGATGGGCTCCTAACCCAAATTCGGCGATTCTGCAGGTGGCTCAAGATGCATACAAACGTCTTTTTAACAAAGAAGCCAAAATAAAAGCGATACATGCAGGTCTGGAATGCGGACTTTTCCTCGAAAAATATCCACAGTTGGATATGATCTCTTTCGGTCCAACCCTGCGAGATGTTCACTCACCCAACGAACGCATCGAAATTGCAACTGTTCAATTGTGGTGGGATCATTTACTTGAAGTATTAAAAAGCGTTCCTGCAAAATAA